A genome region from Erythrolamprus reginae isolate rEryReg1 chromosome 4, rEryReg1.hap1, whole genome shotgun sequence includes the following:
- the ZAR1L gene encoding protein ZAR1-like isoform X2 codes for MERFVYPPYGVYQNYGSSFTPSQNGASTLPPKQKQPSWKLSRCGGISNPYRGALSAPPVAPSVSSPGYADTYKRAQLKAFLSQQGLTLLHLRTNTKEVGVQVNPRTDAAVQCSLGSRPLQAVQPQSPSGRFSRERQLPGFFSPVFNRRLVTLSETAEKPKAPEQECEEKGASVKKGDGGGEEKAGAEGGLPGAAVGYSAQQQVRNGGGEAAGGLDEEGKRTAFQFLEQKYGYFHCNDCKTRWESAYVWCISGSNKVYFKQLCRKCQKSFNPYKVEAIQCQVCSKTRCSCPQKKRHIDLKRPHRQELCGRCKGKRLSCDNTYSFKYIV; via the exons ATGGAGCGCTTCGTTTACCCGCCTTACGGAGTCTACCAAAATTATGGAAGCAGCTTCACCCCGAGCCAAAACGGGGCCTCGACGCTGCCGCCCAAGCAGAAGCAGCCGAGCTGGAAGCTGAGCAGGTGCGGCGGCATCTCCAATCCCTACCGAGGGGCGCTCTCGGCCCCTCCCGTGGCCCCTTCGGTGTCTTCGCCGGGTTACGCGGACACCTACAAGCGAGCGCAGCTGAAGGCGTTTCTGTCGCAGCAGGGTTTGACCCTGCTGCACCTCAGAACCAACACCAAAGAAGTGGGCGTCCAGGTAAACCCGCGGACGGACGCCGCGGTACAATGCTCGCTCGGATCCCGGCCACTCCAGGCCGTCCAGCCTCAAAGCCCGTCGGGCCGGTTCAGCCGAGAGCGGCAGCTCCCGGGCTTCTTCTCGCCCGTGTTCAACCGCCGCCTCGTCACCTTGTCCGAAACGGCGGAGAAACCGAAGGCGCCGGAGCAGGAGTGCGAGGAAAAGGGGGCGTCCGTTAAGAAAGGCGACGGCGGTGGCGAAGAAAAGGCGGGAGCTGAAGGCGGGCTGCCGGGGGCCGCCGTCGGATACTCAGCCCAGCAGCAGGTCCGAAACGGAGGAGGCGAGGCTGCGGGAGGCCTCGACGAAGAGGGCAAAAGAACCGCCTTCCAG TTCTTAGAACAGAAATATGGATATTTCCACTGCAATGATTGCAAGACCAGATGGGAAAGTGCCTATGTATGGTGCATTTCTGGAAGTAATAAG GTATACTTTAAGCAGCTTTGCCGCAAGTGCCAAAAGAGCTTTAATCCTTATAAAGTAGAAGCAATTCAATGCCAA GTCTGTTCAAAGACTCGGTGTTCCTGTCCCCAGAAAAAAAGGCACATTGACCTCAAGAGACCCCACCGGCAAGAGCTATGTGGCCGCTGTAAAGGCAAAAGATTATCTTGCGACAACACCTACAGCTTCAAATACATTGTTTGA
- the ZAR1L gene encoding protein ZAR1-like isoform X1 encodes MERFVYPPYGVYQNYGSSFTPSQNGASTLPPKQKQPSWKLSRCGGISNPYRGALSAPPVAPSVSSPGYADTYKRAQLKAFLSQQGLTLLHLRTNTKEVGVQVNPRTDAAVQCSLGSRPLQAVQPQSPSGRFSRERQLPGFFSPVFNRRLVTLSETAEKPKAPEQECEEKGASVKKGDGGGEEKAGAEGGLPGAAVGYSAQQQVRNGGGEAAGGLDEEGKRTAFQVSGAFLEQKYGYFHCNDCKTRWESAYVWCISGSNKVYFKQLCRKCQKSFNPYKVEAIQCQVCSKTRCSCPQKKRHIDLKRPHRQELCGRCKGKRLSCDNTYSFKYIV; translated from the exons ATGGAGCGCTTCGTTTACCCGCCTTACGGAGTCTACCAAAATTATGGAAGCAGCTTCACCCCGAGCCAAAACGGGGCCTCGACGCTGCCGCCCAAGCAGAAGCAGCCGAGCTGGAAGCTGAGCAGGTGCGGCGGCATCTCCAATCCCTACCGAGGGGCGCTCTCGGCCCCTCCCGTGGCCCCTTCGGTGTCTTCGCCGGGTTACGCGGACACCTACAAGCGAGCGCAGCTGAAGGCGTTTCTGTCGCAGCAGGGTTTGACCCTGCTGCACCTCAGAACCAACACCAAAGAAGTGGGCGTCCAGGTAAACCCGCGGACGGACGCCGCGGTACAATGCTCGCTCGGATCCCGGCCACTCCAGGCCGTCCAGCCTCAAAGCCCGTCGGGCCGGTTCAGCCGAGAGCGGCAGCTCCCGGGCTTCTTCTCGCCCGTGTTCAACCGCCGCCTCGTCACCTTGTCCGAAACGGCGGAGAAACCGAAGGCGCCGGAGCAGGAGTGCGAGGAAAAGGGGGCGTCCGTTAAGAAAGGCGACGGCGGTGGCGAAGAAAAGGCGGGAGCTGAAGGCGGGCTGCCGGGGGCCGCCGTCGGATACTCAGCCCAGCAGCAGGTCCGAAACGGAGGAGGCGAGGCTGCGGGAGGCCTCGACGAAGAGGGCAAAAGAACCGCCTTCCAGGTGAGCGGCGCG TTCTTAGAACAGAAATATGGATATTTCCACTGCAATGATTGCAAGACCAGATGGGAAAGTGCCTATGTATGGTGCATTTCTGGAAGTAATAAG GTATACTTTAAGCAGCTTTGCCGCAAGTGCCAAAAGAGCTTTAATCCTTATAAAGTAGAAGCAATTCAATGCCAA GTCTGTTCAAAGACTCGGTGTTCCTGTCCCCAGAAAAAAAGGCACATTGACCTCAAGAGACCCCACCGGCAAGAGCTATGTGGCCGCTGTAAAGGCAAAAGATTATCTTGCGACAACACCTACAGCTTCAAATACATTGTTTGA